The following coding sequences lie in one Sphingobium sp. KCTC 72723 genomic window:
- a CDS encoding NAD(P)-dependent oxidoreductase: MADNPMLKFVGKGQAYPEKRDADARADDFLEISRSFILDKAEEQASRCSQCGVPYCSTHCPLHNHIPDWLRLTAEGRLREAYELSNLTSTMPEICGRICPQDRLCEGNCVIEFSGHGAVTIGSVEKFITDTAWKEGWVEPLVPGKPTGQSVGVIGAGPAGLTTAEYLRVAGYDVHVYDRHDRAGGLLTYGIPGFKLEKDIVMRRVQRLKDGGIVFHENFEVGRDATMAQLREKHDAVLIATGVYKPRDIRAPGVGAPGVVKALDYLTASNKAGFGDDVPEHRDGTLLATGKNVVVIGGGDTAMDCVRTAIRQGATSVKCLYRRDRDNMPGSQREVANAEEEGVEFVWLTAPIAFEGTEHVTGVKVTKMRLGAPDASGRRAPEPDPGSEHVLEADLVIKALGYDPEELPKLFGAEDLSVTRWGTLRVDHKTMMTSMDGVFAAGDIVRGASLVVWAIRDGRDVTEHMHRYLKAKAKARQTVAA; encoded by the coding sequence ATGGCCGACAATCCGATGCTGAAATTCGTAGGCAAGGGACAAGCCTACCCCGAAAAGCGCGATGCCGATGCACGCGCCGACGATTTTCTGGAAATCAGCCGCAGCTTCATATTGGACAAGGCGGAAGAACAGGCGTCACGCTGCTCGCAATGCGGCGTGCCTTATTGCTCGACCCATTGTCCGCTGCACAATCATATTCCCGACTGGCTGCGCCTGACCGCCGAGGGCCGCTTGCGCGAAGCCTATGAGCTGTCGAACCTGACCAGCACCATGCCCGAAATCTGCGGCCGCATCTGTCCGCAGGACCGGCTGTGCGAGGGCAATTGCGTCATCGAATTTTCCGGCCATGGCGCCGTGACGATCGGCAGCGTGGAAAAATTCATCACCGACACCGCCTGGAAGGAAGGCTGGGTCGAACCCCTCGTCCCCGGCAAGCCCACCGGCCAGTCGGTCGGCGTCATCGGTGCAGGTCCGGCGGGCCTCACCACGGCGGAATATCTGCGCGTGGCGGGCTATGACGTGCATGTCTATGACCGGCACGACCGCGCGGGCGGCCTGCTGACTTACGGCATCCCCGGCTTCAAGCTGGAAAAGGACATCGTCATGCGCCGCGTCCAGCGGCTCAAGGATGGCGGCATCGTCTTTCACGAAAATTTCGAGGTCGGCCGTGATGCGACGATGGCGCAACTGCGTGAAAAGCATGACGCGGTTCTGATCGCCACCGGCGTCTACAAGCCGCGCGACATCCGCGCGCCGGGCGTCGGCGCGCCGGGCGTGGTCAAGGCGCTGGATTATCTCACGGCCTCCAACAAGGCCGGTTTCGGCGACGATGTGCCTGAACATCGTGACGGCACGCTGCTGGCGACGGGGAAGAATGTCGTCGTCATCGGCGGCGGCGACACAGCGATGGATTGCGTGCGGACGGCCATTCGTCAGGGCGCGACGTCGGTAAAGTGCCTCTATCGCCGCGACCGGGACAATATGCCGGGGTCACAGCGCGAAGTCGCCAATGCCGAGGAAGAAGGCGTCGAATTCGTCTGGCTGACCGCGCCGATCGCCTTTGAAGGCACCGAACATGTCACTGGCGTGAAAGTCACCAAGATGCGGCTGGGCGCCCCCGACGCCTCTGGCCGCCGCGCGCCCGAACCCGATCCGGGCAGCGAACATGTGCTGGAAGCGGACCTCGTCATCAAGGCGCTGGGCTATGATCCCGAAGAACTGCCCAAACTGTTCGGCGCGGAAGACCTGTCGGTCACGCGCTGGGGGACATTGCGTGTCGATCACAAGACGATGATGACCAGCATGGACGGCGTGTTCGCCGCCGGTGACATCGTGCGCGGCGCATCGCTGGTGGTCTGGGCGATCCGCGACGGCCGCGACGTGACCGAACATATGCACCGCTATTTGAAGGCGAAGGCGAAGGCGCGACAGACTGTCGCAGCCTGA